From a region of the Helicobacter hepaticus ATCC 51449 genome:
- a CDS encoding DUF4006 family protein codes for MNGLFGLNGLTGFIIAVVLLLSIVAGLGTCAILTQKSVATDYYKIEQVDAIKQIDIENAQHRISAE; via the coding sequence ATGAATGGTTTATTTGGACTTAATGGTTTAACAGGGTTTATTATCGCTGTAGTGCTTTTGCTTAGCATTGTTGCAGGTTTGGGCACTTGCGCTATTCTTACGCAGAAATCTGTGGCAACAGATTATTACAAGATTGAACAAGTAGATGCAATTAAGCAAATTGACATTGAAAATGCGCAACATCGCATAAGTGCAGAATAG
- a CDS encoding c-type cytochrome, with translation MNWSDNITTLGLLGAFVILILTIFIIGVYLKKIKDGKAEGELTSESWDGIGEQTNNLPVGWAACFLGVLIWGFWYIFLGYPLNAYSQIGEYNQEVQSYNQKYASTWENLSGEELGSMGQSIFLVQCSQCHGITAEGMNGKAENLTKWGKEEGIIKVIKEGSKGLDYMAGEMVPVAVSDSEAKAIAAYVMQDISNTKSTKYPLEVSKGKELFAIHCAACHGDEGKGNGGGVDGFAPDLSQYGTSHFLAEVLAKGKKGIIGVMPSFEYANFAPSQKEALNVYIRSLESSEAE, from the coding sequence ATGAATTGGTCAGATAATATAACAACACTAGGTTTGTTAGGTGCTTTTGTTATCTTAATACTTACTATTTTTATAATAGGGGTATATCTTAAAAAGATTAAAGATGGCAAAGCTGAAGGAGAATTGACAAGTGAGAGCTGGGATGGTATTGGTGAGCAGACGAATAATCTTCCTGTTGGTTGGGCTGCCTGCTTTTTAGGTGTGCTTATTTGGGGTTTTTGGTATATCTTTTTAGGATATCCACTTAATGCTTATTCGCAGATTGGAGAATATAACCAAGAAGTCCAAAGTTATAATCAAAAATATGCTTCTACTTGGGAAAATTTAAGTGGAGAGGAACTTGGTAGTATGGGACAAAGTATTTTTTTAGTGCAATGTTCTCAATGCCACGGCATCACAGCAGAAGGTATGAATGGTAAGGCAGAAAACCTTACAAAATGGGGTAAAGAAGAGGGCATTATTAAAGTTATTAAAGAAGGAAGTAAAGGCTTAGATTATATGGCTGGCGAAATGGTGCCTGTAGCAGTAAGCGATAGCGAAGCAAAAGCAATAGCAGCTTATGTTATGCAAGATATTTCAAATACGAAAAGCACCAAATATCCGCTTGAGGTAAGTAAAGGCAAAGAGCTTTTTGCAATACATTGTGCAGCTTGTCACGGAGATGAAGGCAAGGGTAATGGAGGTGGTGTAGATGGATTTGCACCTGATCTTAGCCAATATGGCACATCGCACTTTTTAGCAGAAGTGCTTGCAAAAGGCAAAAAAGGTATAATTGGTGTTATGCCTTCGTTTGAATATGCTAATTTTGCGCCAAGCCAAAAAGAGGCGCTTAATGTATATATTCGCTCTTTAGAATCATCTGAAGCTGAATAA